DNA sequence from the Vicia villosa cultivar HV-30 ecotype Madison, WI linkage group LG3, Vvil1.0, whole genome shotgun sequence genome:
ggcacgtccAGTGGGACGGTGTCAAAGTGATTTTGTTTCGTTTTCATAATTGCAGTAAAGTTTTGTGTCTTGTTTGTCAGTATCACATTGTTGCATGAACCTTAAGAGAGGTAAGATAACCAATAGTTCGCAACAAATACCTaaaagaaaatacacaaaaaGAATGGTTAATAACACCAACAACttaggggaccaaaatcctccaCAAGGAACGGGAACCATTGGGACAACTTCGACAGATGCGTCAAATTCAATCCCTGTTTCCCAGGCCACTAATGCGTCCTCAGGACCTATGGCGACGAATAACTCAATTCCTTCGTTCACAGGATCCATGCCAGTAAATAGTTCGACGGTAGTTCCCCCATTTACAAATACAATGGAGGGCCCATCAAACACTCAAATGGACCACGTTTTAACATATATAGGGAACAAAAATGCCCAAAATATTTCAACACCTAGGCCACCAGGAGTCGAACAACAGAGGAATTGGAGAAACCAACCATATGGGGTGCCAACGTTATTTATGTCTGGGTTACATAATACTACGTCCACATATGCTAACCCTAATATGTCGACCTTCTCGCCAGTATAGAATTCAAGGTCTGGGATGAATAACTTAGGACAAGGTTTCCAAAATCCAGGTTTCCTTCCCCCCTTACCACAAATAGTCAGGCCGTATTTCGACAACAGATGGATgttagtaaccatgatatggtaggagtCCTTGCCAGAGAAATGAATATTATTTCTCTCCCTTAATACAAAATGTTAATAGGACTAACCAAGACAATGCCCAAACATATCAACAATTGTCTGCACAAATGGGACGCATAGCAGAATTTTTAGGAGCCCCTCAAACTTCTGTCGGCGTAGGACCAACCAGGCTATAACCTAGTAGGAGGAACCAACTATAAACCAAAGTCGACCACTTAGGCAAGGGGCGAAAGAGGTTTGGGGGTAGGAATAGAACAACAAGCCCAGGGAATCGCCACCACTCGACTGGAAGTTCCTGATGAACACCGGGAGAGTCATGATGGCTAATAGAAACCAAGATGCAGACGAAGTAATCCATAGGGTTAGGCAAAACAACCAGATGGAGACTAATTTGACCACTATGATAGAAAGGATCATGGCCCAGAACGGTTTGAACACCGAACTTCGAAGGCCAAATTATACCTCCCCTTTGTCAGATTATGTCTTACAGACTGAATTACCAAGGGGTTGCAAAGTCCCTAAATTTACCAAGTTCTTAGGAGATACTAGTGAATCCACTAcggaacacatagccagatacATGACAGAGGCTGGAGATTTGGCAAACAATGAGGACCTGAGAATGAAATATTTCCCCAGTTCTTTAACCAAGAATGCTTTCACATGGTTTACAACTCTGCCACCAAGTTCTATAGATACTTGGTCTCATTTAAAGAGAatattccatgagcaattctatatgggccaaaccaagataagtcttaaGGAATTGGCCAGTATTAAAAGGAATTTTACTAAACCCATAGATAACTATctgaataggttccgtttgttaaagTCTAGGTGCTTCACAGTGGTGCCCGAACacgaactagtcgaaatggccgCTGGAGGTTTAGATTACTCTATTAGGAAAAATTAGATACTCAATATTTGAGAGACATGGCCCAGTTTGccgacagggttcgacaagtcgaacgtttAAAAGCTGAGAAGGCTCAGgcgaataaaaattataaaaaagaagGAGTTACCTATGTCGAAGCCGACGAAGGAGAACCTGAAATCTTCGAGGACCAATATGGTTTCGAGGATTTCGAagtagacttggctgaattaaaagaagcatcCATTTATTCCTGTAAAATGCTTACACCATCAAACGGCAAAAATCCTGccgaaaatgaaaagaatgataaGTTTCCTAAGAAGACATACACATTCGACGTAACTAAGtgtgacaaaatatttgatttacttgtGAAAGATAGCCAAATGGTGGTGCCTCCTAATACTaaagttcctccgttagaacagcGGAAGAAAAAGGCTACTGTAAATACCATAATTTTTTGGGCCACcgaacctcacaatgttttcttttcagggatcttatTAAGAATGCAATCAAGGAGGTCCGTTTGAAGTTTGCAAACAAGGGAAGAAGCCAGATGAAAATGGATGTTGATccctgtaacacccgtatattttaatttttaatttaaatggaaatttaattactaattagaattattggtggtttgtgggatattaattgggaaaggatggttatggtgttgggccatgtgtgatgttaaggaatgagggggtgttatgttagtaaaggccctattctaattaaaaggttattttataaaataataaggaattgagaataagagaaaggaatgtgaaaagagtttggaacacaaagaacgtgaaagaggaacaatggagggagagaccaatcaagaactcttggctaaggtaagaggggactcttccggttaatttctattatgtgattatgggtaataggatggattaacgtatgatttgattcgattgggtatattgggatttgatattgttaggtatgttatgatttgggataatggatgaatttgtatagattgttggttattgatgtgttgttttgatgtataatgatgtgtgatgagaaattcgatgattatatgcctgtctgCGATGTCTGAATCgcttttgggtgaaaaggatgtgaaatcgcagagtctggacgcagacccgtaattctgcaaaatcgccaggtcgcgccgcgaacctctgtttgcgccgcgaaccgttgggcagaaaaccaggaagttgtgatacgctcaggtcgcgccgcgtccatgtgttggcgccgcgaaggcgtacctattttctcgtatcgcgccgcgtgcatgagttggcgccgcgaacgtatttgtgtggttcaggtcgcgccgcgaactttggttgcgccgcgtgctgtagcaatagttatttcttgggaaagttaaatgatgtgtaactttcgaaccgtaggtctgtttttagtgtcgtttcgagtacgatgaatcttatgagatagcctacgtgtttaaacgatggaatgaggtgtgaatccaattatttttaaatatgattttatttcttggtgaatgatgtattgtacatatatgtgatgagatgtgttaaatacatgctatgttgaaatattaatcatgtgacgatttgtttaattggatgatgtattgttgacatatatgatgaaatgtgacaatataagatgttgttttgaaaacattatgatgtgatgattgttgagaactatatgatgatgattgatgatttgtgaatattaatatgttgttaatattaatatgttgattgtggtgaatgtatgtgaatgattgaatgatgcttggacatgtacatacttgtttgtgatgatattggtgggatgaaatgagacgatgttaagcatcggatcggtgatgatataagtatgtgatatgtgtgcattcattcatatatcatttacattggatcccgttgatgagtggatcgttggtggctaattcccattgtgcggagattagtaagcagtcatcgtgtgcccttgggggtgtgagcgatgaggttagtcatgtgcccatgtggggtgtgagcgacttgaagggcagtatcgcagagagaagtcctgtgaatgtgattcacgaattttggtaccacatgcatagtgtcagttgtgtcatatgcattttgtcataacatgattgtatggatttttgtgtttgtgttgtaatctattattgtgtgaattgatgaataatagatgtgaatctgaatatatgacaaattgggtgaatgatatattatgatgttttgttgcttatgaatgcataacattgattaattgagaatgagactcgcccttacttgttgacaattttcagattgaggatagctgctttcgacttggtgaggattaactcataagtcggtttagttgttgtgtcggtgtcatgctctgatagatgtaacactggggacgcgatgttttgagtttcgattataactctattgtttattttatttgaagtctgatacattaacgatgtaatgttgacttgatgatttgattccgctgtgtaaacatgatttttatctaatgagttataatttcagatgtttcagtgaatgcatgacatatgccgaacgtgtgtttttcttttatttattaattgtgacaccctttgcatgtttactctgatttaataattg
Encoded proteins:
- the LOC131659525 gene encoding uncharacterized protein LOC131659525, producing the protein MANRNQDADEVIHRVRQNNQMETNLTTMIERIMAQNGLNTELRRPNYTSPLSDYVLQTELPRGCKVPKFTKFLGDTSESTTEHIARYMTEAGDLANNEDLRMKYFPSSLTKNAFTWFTTLPPSSIDTWSHLKRIFHEQFYMGQTKISLKELASIKRNFTKPIDNYLNRFRLLKSRCFTVVPEHELVEMAAGGLDYSIRKN